The region CGAGGACCTGGCGCCAATCGGTGTCCTGCACGGTGCGGGCGTCGGCGTGCACGGCGGCGATGGCGGCCTGCAGCTGATAGGGCCCCGGGCGTCCGCGGCGCAGGCAGCGGCGCACCACCTCATGTCCCTCAGCGATGAGGGCCTGGTCCCAGGTGGAACGGTCCTGCTCCGACAGCGGCACGAGCACACCGTCAGGGCCGGTGCGGGCAGAGCGACGCGACTCCGAGAGCAGCAGCAAGCCCAGCAGACCGAGTGCCTCCGGCTCATCAGGCATCAGCTCGGCAAGCAGCCGCGCCAGCCGCAGCGCCTCGGTGCACAGGTCCGCCCGCACCAACTGCTCCCCGGAGGTCGCGGTGTGCCCTTCGGTGTAGATGAGGTAGATGACGCCCAGCACAGCGCGCAGCCTCACCGGAAGGTCCACCTCGCGCGGCACCCGGTAGGGGGCACTTATTCTGGCAGATATACCCCCTGGGGGTTAGCGTGAGAGTCGTGAGCGACACCCGCAGACGCAGCTGGGCCACCACGGCCCTGCCTCGTGTGCTGCTCGTCGTTGCCGTGACCGTTGGCCTGTGCGCCATGCACGTCTTTGCTGCCGCCGTCAGCCAGCACCACGCCGCAACCCACGACATGACCACCGCCCACGACATGACCGTCTCGGCTGTGACCGTGGACCACGGCGCGGCCACCGCGTCAGCTGCTGCGCACGGCACGGCAACCATCCACGTCTCCGACCACGGCGATCACCACGCTGTGTCGGACTGCGTGTTGTTCCTCAGTGCTGGCGTGGCTCTCCTGATGATCCTGATTGC is a window of Kineococcus endophyticus DNA encoding:
- a CDS encoding DUF6153 family protein; amino-acid sequence: MSDTRRRSWATTALPRVLLVVAVTVGLCAMHVFAAAVSQHHAATHDMTTAHDMTVSAVTVDHGAATASAAAHGTATIHVSDHGDHHAVSDCVLFLSAGVALLMILIAWGVARALRCTHWPVPAWRQALMAITPWRGPPPWHWPRISLCVIRI